The region aCCCAGTGTCTTATGTCTGATGTAGAAACCAGGAACACGTTGGTTTATCCTGTAACGATTAGGTAAACTAAGAAACGCGAGACTCTTGTCCTGATATACCGGATTTCTTTGCTAATCTTTCCCCCTTTCTAATCTGCCACGATACTTTGCGTTTTAAATGACCACTAAAGGTGCTTTGCTCTGAAGGGAATTCTGGAGATTTTTTCCCAAGCATCATCTGTTATTATTTGGCTTTTAATTGGTTCTTTAATCCTCCAGCTGGGAGATCATTCACACACAAGCTTCCACTTGCATACTTCACAATAAGGTGACACTGATTTAAGCCACTGCTGCCATGGGATTCTATCTttgatgctttttctttttttgggaggggggaggggggttgttTTTCATTATAGAGCTGTTTGTGCAAATGCTTTGGAATAAAATGACAATATGAGGAAAAGGTTTGCTGTCTCATGGAATTTGTGAGCCCCTTTAACACTTAAAGACAAGTCTGCAGGAGGCCATGTCAGAAGTTGAAAACGTCTGACAGTGACTCttagacacagaaaacaatatCGAATAAAGTAATTCACACGTTGTCCTGAAACCTGCTTGTCTGTCCTGGAAAAGTTGACATCCTAGGGGTCTCACCTCCCGTCTCACCAGACTGGCTTCAGGTCAGAGGCATGGCTCCataactcctcctcctcctcctccaacccaGCTGCTCATGGATGGTAGCTCCAGGTCCTGAGATGAAGACCATGGAACCCACCAAGCCTTTTAGCATTCAGCTCCAGTCCGCCTAGGCACACAGACCGGACAGTGCGGATCACTCTCAGCAGGCTCTCCCTCATCAAGCATTTTAGTCTGAGGCTCTTATCATGGACTTCAGAAATCCCTGGTTGCGTTACATGTTttgatcttaaaaaaacaaacaaaaaaaaaaaacatattcctgTGATCATGGATCATACTGTGTTCATTCACACTGGCTCTAATTAAATGATTGCACTTGTGGAAAGACTGTTATAGAGAAATAGAAGTTTGTAAGTAAGACCTTATACTGGGTGatctttacagtgtgtgtgtgtgtgtgtgtgtgtgtgtgagtgtctgtgctCAAAGCTCATTCGCTGTCCCCGTGCCTACCGCGCTGTCATGCGCGTTCGCAGCCTGTTCGAGTCAGAGTTCAGGAGCACTCTTTAAAGTGCGGTGTGGCGGCTTCAGGTCAGGATGATGGTGACCCTGGTGTTCACCAGCGTCGCGGCAGGACTCGTGGCTCTTGCTCTCTACCAGAGGATGACCTACCCCTTCTTCTGGGCGGATTTGATTTACTACTTGAAACTTCGCCGGTACAGAAAGACGCTGCAGGGTAGAATGCAGCGAGGAATCATCACATACCTCGACTGTTTTCTCAACCGGGCGAAAAACAACCCGAACAAACCCTTCGTTATCTTCGACAACCAGACTCTGACGTACCGGGACGTGGACCGCAGGAGCAGCCAGTTTGCCAGGGCGTTCAGGACGGAGAGCTCTTTGAAAAAGGGAGACGTTGTTGCTCAGTTGATGTGCAACGAACCGGACTTTATTTGCGTGTGGTTGGGACTGTGTAAACTGGGCTGCGAAGTCGCTTTTCTCAACGTCAACGTTAAAGCCAGATCTCTGCTTCACTGCGTCCGGAGCTGCGGAGCCACGGCGCTCGTTGTGGGCGCAGGTAATTTCACGTTTTCTCCCGCGTTTCTCTTCTGAGCTGAGGCCAAAACCTCTGTCCTGAAGCTCGGGTCAGACCTCGGAGCCTCTTTGAAAGGAGTTTAGTCAGGTTATCTGCACTCCGATGGGAGTGGCTGCCCTTTTAAAATACACATCAAAGAACGTGGGGGGGAAAGTTACACGGTGGTACAGTGGTTAAGCACTGTCTGTTCATAGCAAGAAGGTTGTGGGTTCGAACCCGGCTTTCGCCCAAAGTCCAGCTCCCTGAGATCTTGCAGAGGATATTGCGGTATAGATAATGGGTGGAAGGCTGTTGTTGtgtaacacacgcacacagtttttttgttgGGGATTCCAATTTAAACAGTAGTATGAAATGTACTTGGATGCACTCTTGCTTCACAGTTTACTGAAAAATAATTCTCATTGTTAATTATTATAAGAAATGTTCTCAAAtaacttctgtgtgtgtgtgtgttttgcatcaTGTCAGCAGGATGGGAGGAAAACCGTCAGATTATTAGTTATAGGCACATCAGATGAATCAGAATTAAGTCGAAATGTAAAATCATTTTACCTCAGAAATGATTCATCACATACGCAATCACACAAAGAGCAGACTGTGCAGAGTGCAAGTGgaattaaaaagagaaaaatatccaAACGTAAATGACTGTGCCGTGACTTCTCCCATCAGTAAAGCTCTCCAATGTGTTTGAATGGTTGTGTCTTGATGAAGCAGCAGGGAGATAACacattgtgtcttttctttttttttttttttttttggtccagaTTTGGTGCATTTGGTGGAAGAGGTGATGCCTGAGATGAAGAAGGACAACATGACAGTGTGGGTGGTGGATCGCACGTCACCCTCTGCGAATTTCAATAGTTTATTAGATAAGGTGGAGCACATGTCTGGAGAAACCTTAAGTGAACTCCCTAAAGTGGACATCATGTCGAACTTCCTCTTCATTTTTACTTCGGGCACCACAGGTACGGCACGAGCGGGTGTTCAGCCACTTTACACTGCACActtgtgtgtgcagtgtaaaGTGAGTGTCAGCTGATTGTATTGGCTGACATCTAAAGAAAATATCTATGGATTTTTATCAATGCTTAATCATTGGTCTTCATGCTGGAGTACATTTTAGGCATGGCTTTAGAGATGGAAGAAATAGGTTGGTCTGAAATTTTTctgaagacattcatgttcctctGTAAGCTGGACAAAAAGACATCTAATGCTCAATGTCCTCAAAGCAAAACAACTTTTAAGCTTAAAATATGACAGGACGTGTCTGTTGGaatcataaaaccaaaaattCAAGCTTAAACTGTTATTTAACCCACCAGGAAATCAGAAAattaacagtgtgtgtggagcatTTCTGCACCAACTGGTGCCATTCTCTTCCAGGTCTCTCCAAGGCAGCCCGCGTAGGTCATTTGAAAGCCATTTTGAGCATGGCCTTCTTTCAGATGTGTGGAGCCACATCTGATGACATCATCTACATCACTCTTCCTCTTTACCACATGTCTGCTTCTCTGTTGGGAATCGGAGGATGCATACAACTTGGTAAGAACAGCTGAACCTCAGTCAGTGCAGAACTGACGCTCATGTCTTTAGAGGGCATTTTTCGAAGGGGACTCACTTTACTGCTTTTCCAAAATATTAAGCTATTTCTTACCTTTAAGGCTTATAGCTGCAAAATAGCTTCTTAGTAGTTGTGCCATCCGTAGTATCAGGCCTaaccatgaaaagaaaaaagctgtgcATAAACAAAGTTCAGGTTTTAGTTTAGTATTCCAGCTATAGAGTTGGTTGGACTGTCTTCACGTAACTGTTTTCCCACAGAGTAAACACAACTTGTGAGACTGTGGCAACATGTGATTGCGACAAAGCTTTTCTGTTTATATTCAGTATATAATGAGGTCTGTGGGGCAAAAGCTGGAGGAAACCCACATGATGATggatatccttttttttttcataggtCTGTGAGGAATTCTCACTTCCTCTCAGACCAGGGGGAAAAAACgctgaaacaaaacaggaaatttcTCACCACCGCTCCAGCTAGAAATAATTTGTATTGGCATTGTTAGACATTTAGTTAATTTTCTTacaccacttcctgtttgccttTCCATCTTCACTTCTAATTTCTCCTCctttggacacacacaggtgcaacCTGTGTGTTAAAAAAGAAGTTTTCTGCCAGTCAGTTTTGGAAGGACTGTGTCCAACACAATGTGACCGTGGTGCAGTACATAGGAGAACTCTGTCGATACCTGGTTAACCATCCCGTGGTAAGACTGACAGCACTTTCAAAACACCGGTCATTTCCTCCATCCTAAATTAGAACATTTGAGTAGAAGTTTAAAGACACAGTAGAGACCCCCTAGAGGCTACAGTGTTTGTTGTCCTGACTCCAGGTTCCAGAGGAGAGCGCTCACAGGGTTCGCCTGGCAGCAGGAAGTGGCCTCAGATCAGATGTTTGGAAGAAGTTTGTCAAGCGCTTTGGTGGGATCAAGATCAGAGAGGGTTATGGGTTGACGGAGGCCAGCGTCGGCTTCCTCAACTACACCGATGAGGTCGGACCAATTGGGAGGGCGAGCTATTTCAACAAGGTCAGGAAGAAATGACCTAATCGTGTCTTGGTCATGTGTGGACTTTACCACACTCTGCATTTTGATATATGTTTCTTGAGATGCAGTATATTTATTTAGATTACTGCTTTGTCATATTGGAGCCAGGTCAGTCTGTAGGATTAGGATACCCCTGACCCCACTGAGTTGGATCTAATGAAAATATCTTATTGCTTGCAtgatgggaagtgtaggatcaTGTGTTCATAGAGTTTGACCCATACCCCTGTGTAAAGTTGAAAGCTGAAAAATGCTGATTAAATAGTTTAAAGGAGTTTAATGTCAATTAAAAAGGAGCAAATATGAAatgataaatatatattataaatatacattttcaaatcaaaatggAGAATATCAGAGTGGTaaatatctacagtatatcatgtattttccttttttttctttttcagctttctATGCCATTTGAGCTCCTTAAGTATGATCCACAAACATACGAACCAGTCAGAGCAGACTCTGGAAGGTGCATACGAGCCCAAACAGGTAGAGTCACATCAAAGACCGTTAACATGAAAGTCTGTATGGAAGAAGAGCTGACGTGTCCGTCCTGCTTCTGTGCACAGGAGAGGCAGGGATCCTCGTAGCTCCCGTGACCGCAGTGAACCAGTTTCTGGGCTATGCTGGGAACAAGGTCCAGTCGGAGAAGAAGCTGCTCAGGGATGTGTTCAAAGCTGGGGACGTGTATTTCAACACCGGAGACCTACTGCTCCGTGATCACCGGGACTTTCTTTACTTCCACGACCGCGTCGGCGACACCTTCAGGTACCGCGACCACACCCCTCCAGATGAATGATAATGTAGTTCTACGTTTGCTAGATGCATAAATAAGCAAGTGTTTACTATCTAGTTCACCATATCAACTGAAATATGATGATGTCGGTGTcttcacagctttttttctgcagccaTTGTAGGTTTTAACTGCATCTAACCTTGTGTTCCACAGGTGGAAAGGAGAGAATGTGTCCACCACAGAGGTGTCAGAGGTTTTAGGACTTCTTGATTTTATCAAGGAGGCCAACGTCTATGGAGTCACTCTACCAGGTCTGTGGAATTTTCAGGTGATAGAGATTCATTGTCACATCTATGGCCTCATGTGCTGCCTGCACACCATTTTACCAGGATAAATAGGCACTTAGGCGCAACTAAATGGAGCACAGCCAATGCCCGGAGAGTGCATTGGAAGGGGTGTGTTGTTTCAGGTACAATTATGAAGTTTAGCCAGGTTTCTTTCtaagaaatgaaatggaaaacatgttttttgttggtgactttttttttgcaatctgtgtgtgcaggatACGAAGGTCGAGTAGGTATGGCTGCTATCGTGCTAACACACGATCACAGATTAGATGGAACAAAACTCCACGAGCATTTAGTAAAAACTCTTCCTGCATATGCCTGGCCCTGGTTTCTCAGAATACAGGTAAGTCATGCAGGTATTTGTTACCTTCAGTATGGATTTTTTTGGAAGTTGTGTGGTTTCTTTGTATCCCTTCCTGTGTTTTCAGACCTCTCTGGATGTGACCGAGACCTTCAAGCAGCAGAAGATGAAGCTGGTCCAGGAGGGTTTGAATCTGGATGTCACCAAGGACGTTCTGTATTTCTTAGACGTCTCTCAGAAGGACTACGTTCTCCTGACTGTGTCTATGTATGAAGACATTGTGTCAGGAAAGATCAGtttataaacatttaaagacaAGTTAATTCAGGAATACTGACGGGGCATCTTCAGAGAGTGACCCCGCGTTATTTAACTGCAGACCCTCAAAAAACAGCTGTAGCTACCTGGAACCTCTTCTCACAGTGTGCATATGCCAGCATTTCAGaacaacatttttacttttttttttttttactgcttttattttactgtaaattacTTTTAACTGTAAATGTTCAAATACTGGCCACACCCTTTATTTACCTCAaccacaaagagaagaagaccaTCCTAAGAGACAGGTTTATACTGGAAACATATCTCTCTAATCCTCCCTgttttgtacagtaaatatttttGATCAGATTGTTTTAGTGAACCTCTCTGCGCTGTGAtctgttcatgttttactgtgCTGTTGATGCAAATAGTTCCTATGTGTTTACCTGCTGTCTTGATAAATTCAGTAGCATTTATCATATCAGGGTTAATTCAGTCAGTATAACAGCAGTCAGGCCAGACCACTCTTACTGctcccattttctctttttaatagaaacactgtttttattcactTATTGTTTCCACTTTACTACTTATTAAAAGCTGTTAATGGAGCTCAACGCTGCACCCGTCACATTAAAGAGAAATGTGCATGTTGAAATGTCACTTTTAGGAGTGGGCTTCCCTGGCTCTGTCACAGTGCACTGTGAAATAGTGATTCTCCCCCAACTCTATATCTTACAGGTTCCCCCTTATTGGTGAACGTTCTAGGCCGTTTACAGTGCCTGGGATGCCAAGCAGGCTCAAAACTTGGATCCATATTTACTGTAGTTGAGCGTGTCCTaccagctctctctccctcctgcagcATTCACTGCTTTAGAGTACATGATCCCTCCTTTTCCTGGCTGAGTTTCATTGACCTAGCTTTATGctgttcaaacaaacaaacaaacaagtgacTGCATTATTTAGtcagtgaaaacagtgtttcagtTGAGAATGAGAACCAAAGACCAGCAGAGTGGCATGACATGACTCTGTTGCTGCACTGATGGAAAAGGATATTATACTGAATTCATGAATCTGgcctttgtttgtttatttaagaATTTATGTTATTTACCTTACCAAACAGATACACTGCAACTTTTTAAGTATAAAgtaacattaatataaaaaaaaccttaGCATAAAGAGGTAACAGTACTAAAAATGTAACTGTTTTGTTCTCTATGTTGTAGCTTTATAGCAAGTCTTaagtttaaaactgaaaaaaatgtaaataaaattcaTTGAAAAGTTTTATAGCTTTGAGGGAAATGAGTAGAAACACTGATACCTTCAGCCAATTTTTACCTCAACTGCTGCAAGATCTGCAgattacgttttttttttttttttttgcaaactttgTGTAAGTTGTTGCCcaacagaaatgtttgactATAAACTCCAAACAACTtctattttaaatatatattcacaAAATGAAACGCTCGTCGATCACATGGATATCCGGACGCTCCCGGTAATGGGAGGAGTCACGGTCGAGCAGACGACGTGGCAACATGTGACGTCATCACAGTGGGTCGGCGGTTCATTCATGGGTACACTGACTAACGTTAGTCCAGCTAGCAGGTGAGTCGTTAAGCTACCGGGTGGAGGGTCTTATATCTCATCCACTGACGCGTTTTTTTCCAGGAGAATTTGATGAAAAAGTAAATGTCCGGTTTTTTAAACTGTTCACATTTTTCTATAGTTTGAGCGGGAGTGTGTCTGTACACGTGTACGGCAGCGCTCTGTGAGATAGGAAGCTAACACCAAATCCggttctcacacacaccaacgTTGCGGGGTTGCGTCGCTCATAAACAAAGGCGCGTTCGTGGCTGTGGCGTGTTGTGCTTTacaacactgaacaaaaaaaaaaaaaaactgctattGAGCCTGAAAAAGTTAGTTACGTTGTAACCAGGGAGCAGCGAGGGACACGGCAGTCcgtttgtgtatgtgctgttCGTCATGGAACGATGGAAGCCCAATAGTTCCTCTTTGCAAAGTTCGAGCGGCTTTAAAGACACGTCTGTTTACCTTCTGAAGGGTTCTGGTTCTAAAATGAGGTGTTTGCCCCCCACTGTTCCTCCCCCACAGCTGCGTGTTAGTATGTGATAATCAGACTAAACATAAAAGTTTTTAAGATAGTGCACAATGTAAGGACAGTTCAAACTGAAGGGAAGTCAAAGAGATTAGACACTAGGTTTTGAGACATAGGAAAAGCAGGTAAATAGGTCAAAATGTAGGAAGCTTCAGGTTGTCCTCATtagatttatttacatatatgttTATATTGTGCAGTAGTGGTCCATATTCCAAAGCAAATCTGCTCCTTTTAAGTACTCTTGAAGAAATACTGTTAATACTTAGTCTGCTTCACAAGGTTTATTGTATCGATGCATCCTTAGTATGTCTCCAGGCATTAGAATTGACCAGCTAAACAACATGCTGAAGACATCCTGATTCATCACATATTATTGCATCTACATTCAGGGTTGACGTGTAGGTATAAGGCCGAGAAGATGATGGAAGAGAGCGGGATTGAGACTACTCCCCCTACCAGTCCTACACCTCTGACTG is a window of Toxotes jaculatrix isolate fToxJac2 chromosome 16, fToxJac2.pri, whole genome shotgun sequence DNA encoding:
- the LOC121195438 gene encoding very long-chain acyl-CoA synthetase, which codes for MMVTLVFTSVAAGLVALALYQRMTYPFFWADLIYYLKLRRYRKTLQGRMQRGIITYLDCFLNRAKNNPNKPFVIFDNQTLTYRDVDRRSSQFARAFRTESSLKKGDVVAQLMCNEPDFICVWLGLCKLGCEVAFLNVNVKARSLLHCVRSCGATALVVGADLVHLVEEVMPEMKKDNMTVWVVDRTSPSANFNSLLDKVEHMSGETLSELPKVDIMSNFLFIFTSGTTGLSKAARVGHLKAILSMAFFQMCGATSDDIIYITLPLYHMSASLLGIGGCIQLGATCVLKKKFSASQFWKDCVQHNVTVVQYIGELCRYLVNHPVVPEESAHRVRLAAGSGLRSDVWKKFVKRFGGIKIREGYGLTEASVGFLNYTDEVGPIGRASYFNKLSMPFELLKYDPQTYEPVRADSGRCIRAQTGEAGILVAPVTAVNQFLGYAGNKVQSEKKLLRDVFKAGDVYFNTGDLLLRDHRDFLYFHDRVGDTFRWKGENVSTTEVSEVLGLLDFIKEANVYGVTLPGYEGRVGMAAIVLTHDHRLDGTKLHEHLVKTLPAYAWPWFLRIQTSLDVTETFKQQKMKLVQEGLNLDVTKDVLYFLDVSQKDYVLLTVSMYEDIVSGKISL